One Buteo buteo chromosome 31, bButBut1.hap1.1, whole genome shotgun sequence genomic region harbors:
- the MAPK7 gene encoding mitogen-activated protein kinase 7, translating into MTEADSEAGGRRDPPGRGSGAGGGPLALLKARALDVTFEVGDEYEVIETIGTGAYGVVSSARRRDTGQQVAIKKIPNAFDVVTNAKRTLRELKILKHFKHDNIIGIKDILKPTVPYGEFRSVYVVLDLMESDLHQIIHSAQPLTLEHVRYFLYQLLRGLKYIHSANVLHRDLKPSNLLVNENCELKIGDFGMARGLGADPRHAKAFLTEYVATRWYRAPELLLSLHRYTRAIDMWSVGCIFAEMLGRRQLFPGRNYVHQLQLIMAVLGTPPATVMAAIGAERVRAYVQSLPPRPAVPWESLFGDAEPAALALLGRMLRFDPRERVGVAEALRHPFLAKYHDPEDEPECVPAFDFAFDRRALTKEEIKAAIVAEIADFHARRDGIRRQIAFAPAGGTESAASGAGDGVNTANGAVTNVSVPVGDINAANVGVNATNVSAASVNVANASVNVANASIAMANVAMADVTMGNSSVNVPNAGVNMANATLANVNMAGVNMANAAMANISATMTNSNVNMANTAMANVNATMANVGAANVNVPNAAVAGVGPPWPCADVDMPSPGPAPAPDCPMDSPRVKAEPGAPVAPKRDGAISDDTKAALKAALLKSAMRNKSKEPPCAAPEAPEGRKPVTAAERQREREEKRRRRQERAKEREKKQRERERREPRGRGEGLRGLVLTDDDRHLLERWTKMRDGAPPRPPPPPRPPAPPPPCPPPCGGPPETWPAPEVWSEPPAAPLPADPDVATVTQQLSKSQVEDLLPPVFSVTPKGSGAGYGVGFDLEEFLSQSLDMVGDTKDSQGDSAPLSASLLADWLEVHRLSPAALESLQRDLQLGSPMLLADDLPDP; encoded by the exons ATGACGGAGGCGGATTCAGAAGCCGGGGGGAGACGGGACCCCCCCGGACGGGGttcgggggccggggggggtcccTTGGCCCTGTTGAAGGCGCGGGCGCTGGACGTCACCTTCGAGGTGGGCGACGAGTACGAGGTCATCGAGACCATCGGCACCGGCGCCTACGGCGTCGTCAgctccgcccgccgccgcgaCACCG GCCAGCAGGTGGCCATCAAGAAGATCCCCAACGCCTTCGACGTGGTGACCAACGCCAAGCGGACGCTGCGGGAGTTGAAGATCCTCAAGCACTTCAAGCACGACAACATCATCGGCATCAAGGACATCCTCAAACCCACCGTCCCCTACGGCGAGTTCCGCTCCGT TTACGTGGTGCTGGACCTGATGGAGAGCGACCTCCACCAGATCATCCACTCGGCGCAGCCGCTGACGCTGGAGCACGTCCGCTACTTCCTCTACCAGCTCCTGCGGGGCCTCAAGTACATCCACTCGGCCAACGTCCTCCACCGTGACCTGAAGCCGAGCAACCTGCTGGTGAACGAGAACTGCGAGCTGAAGATCGGCGATTTCGGCATGGCCCGGGGCCTGGGGGCCGACCCGCGGCACGCCAAAGCCTTTCTCACCGAGTACGTGGCCACCCGCTGGTACCGGGcgccagagctgctgctctcgCTTCACCGCTACACCCGTGCCATCGACATGTGGTCGGTTGGGTGCATTTTTGCCGAGATGTTGGGTCGCCGGCAGCTCTTCCCCGGCAGGAACTACGTCCACCAGCTGCAGCTCATCATGGCGGTGCTGGGAACGCCGCCGGCCACCGTCATGGCCGCCATCGGTGCCGAACGGGTGCGGGCTTACGTGCAgagcctgccgccgcggccggcggtGCCTTGGGAAAGCCTCTTCGGCGACGCCGAGCCGGCGGCGTTGGCGCTCTTGGGTCGGATGCTGCGCTTTGACCCGCGGGAGCGGGTGGGGGTGGCCGAGGCGCTGCGGCACCCGTTTTTGGCCAAGTACCACGACCCCGAGGACGAGCCCGAGTGCGTCCCCGCCTTTGATTTTGCCTTCGACCGCCGGGCGCTCACCAAAGAGGAGATCAAGGCAGCCATCGTGGCCGAGATCGCCGACTTCCACGCCCGCCGCGACGGTATCCGGCGGCAAATTGCCTTCGCTCCGGCCGGCGGCACCGAAAGCGCGGCCAGCGGGGCTGGCGATGGCGTCAACACAGCCAACGGCGCCGTGACCAACGTTAGCGTCCCTGTGGGCGACATCAATGCGGCTAACGTTGGCGTCAACGCAACTAACGTCAGCGCGGCCAGCGTCAACGTGGCCAACGCCAGCGTCAACGTGGCCAACGCCAGCATCGCCATGGCCAACGTTGCCATGGCCGACGTCACCATGGGCAACTCTAGCGTCAACGTGCCCAACGCCGGTGTCAACATGGCCAACGCTACCCTGGCAAACGTCAATATGGCCGGCGTTAACATGGCCAACGCTGCCATGGCCAACATCAGCGCCACCATGACCAACAGCAACGTCAACATGGCCAACACCGCCATGGCCAACGTCAACGCCACCATGGCCAACGTCGGCGCCGCCAACGTCAACGTGCCCAACGCCGCGGTGGCCGGCGTTGGCCCACCCTGGCCCTGCGCCGATGTGGACATGCcaagccccggccccgcccctgcTCCTGACTGCCCAATGGACTCTCCCCGGGTGAAGGCGGAGCCGGGGGCCCCCGTGGCGCCCAAGCGGGACGGCGCCATCTCCGACGACACCAAGGCTGCCCTCAAGGCCGCTCTGCTCAAGTCGGCCATGAGGAACAAGAGCAAAG AGCCACCATGCGCAGCCCCGGAGGCACCAGAGGGCCGGAAGCCGGTGACGGCGGCGGAGCGGCAACGGGAACGGGAAGAGAAGCGCCGGCGGCGGCAGGAACGGGCGAAAGAGCGGGAGAAGAAGCAGCGGGAACGGGAGCGGCGCGAGCCCCGAGGCCGCGGTGAGGGGCTCCGGGGGCTCGTCCTCACCGACGACGACCGCCACCTCCTCGAGCGTTGGACCAAGATGCGGGACGgggccccgcctcgccccccgccccctccccgcccccccgctccccctcccccttgCCCCCCACCTTGCGGGGGACCCCCCGAAACCTGGCCGGCCCCCGAAGTTTGGTCCGaaccccccgccgcccctctcCCGGCGGACCCCGACGTTGCCACCGTCACCCAGCAGCTCTCCAAGTCGCAG GTGGAGGACCTGTTGCCCCCCGTTTTTTCGGTGACCCCCAAGGGAAGCGGGGCTGGCTACGGCGTGGGTTTCGACCTGGAAGAGTTTCTCAGCCAATCGTTGGACATGGTGGGCGACACCAAGGACAG CCAGGGCGATTCGGCGCCGCTGTCGGCCTCGCTGCTCGCCGATTGGCTGGAGGTCCATCGCCTGAGCCCGGCCGCCCTCGAGAGCCTCCAACGCGACCTCCAGCTCGGTTCGCCCATGCTGCTCGCCGACGACCTCCCTGACCCCtga